From Desulfovibrio sp. UCD-KL4C, a single genomic window includes:
- the arfB gene encoding alternative ribosome rescue aminoacyl-tRNA hydrolase ArfB, whose protein sequence is MISITPTLSIPDSEIIFIASRSSGPGGQHVNKTSSRVTLIFNLQESTALRDFHKRVLLSRISNKINSNGELHISCEEHRSQFRNKEEAIERFKKILADALKPIKHRRKTKVPNSMKRKRLDNKNKRAQTKKQRSKPDY, encoded by the coding sequence ATGATAAGTATCACACCAACATTGTCCATACCTGATAGTGAAATAATTTTTATTGCAAGTCGTAGCTCCGGTCCCGGAGGGCAGCATGTCAATAAAACATCTTCTCGCGTAACTCTTATATTTAATTTGCAAGAGTCCACTGCTCTCAGGGATTTTCATAAAAGAGTTCTTCTTTCCAGAATAAGTAATAAAATAAACAGTAATGGTGAATTACATATATCTTGCGAGGAACATCGCAGCCAGTTCCGCAACAAAGAAGAAGCTATAGAACGGTTTAAAAAGATTCTAGCGGATGCTTTAAAGCCTATTAAGCACAGGCGTAAAACAAAAGTGCCTAATTCTATGAAGCGCAAGCGACTTGATAATAAAAACAAACGTGCGCAAACCAAAAAACAGCGATCAAAACCTGATTACTAG
- a CDS encoding NifB/NifX family molybdenum-iron cluster-binding protein, translated as MIIALPSRDGQIDGHFGHCEAFTLFTLDDSKSIISEETITPPPGCGCKSNIVSTLAEKGVSVLLAGNMGQGAVNLLQASNINVIRGCSGDLKTAVSQWAEGNLSDSAVVCDDHESCGNH; from the coding sequence ATGATTATAGCACTTCCTTCAAGAGATGGACAGATTGACGGGCATTTTGGTCACTGTGAAGCTTTCACTCTTTTCACTTTAGATGACAGTAAAAGCATTATTTCTGAAGAAACAATTACCCCTCCTCCAGGATGCGGATGTAAATCCAACATTGTTTCCACCCTTGCTGAAAAAGGTGTAAGCGTCTTATTGGCAGGAAATATGGGCCAAGGAGCTGTTAACCTCTTGCAGGCCAGCAATATAAACGTTATCCGCGGTTGTAGCGGAGATCTGAAGACAGCTGTCAGCCAGTGGGCTGAAGGCAACCTATCCGACTCCGCAGTTGTTTGTGATGATCACGAGTCCTGCGGCAACCATTAA
- a CDS encoding YchJ family protein, with protein sequence MSECPCGSGIVYAECCEPYITGTKPAPTAEALMRSRYTAFAVQNVDYLGDTLAPESKSDYEPEQVKEWANSSTWLGLEIVSTSKGQPEDTTGEVEFIATFKQGGATHKHHEASNFEKRDGNWLYIDGDMVAPKPIVKEKKVGRNDPCPCGSGKKYKKCCA encoded by the coding sequence ATGAGTGAATGTCCATGTGGTTCCGGAATTGTATACGCTGAATGCTGTGAACCATATATTACAGGAACAAAGCCTGCCCCGACTGCGGAAGCATTGATGCGTTCCCGTTACACTGCTTTTGCTGTGCAAAATGTTGATTATCTTGGCGATACTTTAGCCCCGGAAAGCAAGAGTGACTACGAACCAGAACAGGTAAAAGAGTGGGCTAACTCTTCCACTTGGCTTGGTCTTGAAATTGTTTCTACTTCAAAAGGTCAGCCAGAAGATACCACTGGTGAAGTCGAATTTATTGCGACTTTCAAACAGGGCGGAGCAACTCACAAACATCACGAAGCAAGCAACTTTGAAAAAAGAGATGGAAACTGGCTTTACATTGATGGAGACATGGTTGCACCGAAACCTATTGTGAAAGAAAAGAAAGTCGGACGTAATGATCCATGCCCATGTGGTAGTGGTAAAAAATACAAAAAATGCTGCGCTTAA
- a CDS encoding FmdE family protein — protein sequence MSTYFTPETIEKVIEFHGHQCPGLAIGTRASELCLTKLGHNNDSPLVTVCETDMCGVDAIQFLTGCSIGKGNLLLRDYGKMVFTFFRRKDGKGVRALLSPEFLKESRAEMSKLMKSISDCSATEADKKRCKDIRSEVETKYFEADLDEMFIIGEPQMDIPRPAAILESLECQSCGEKIMESRSRRFAGQTLCIPCFNKVEQKI from the coding sequence ATGAGTACTTATTTCACCCCTGAAACAATTGAAAAAGTTATAGAATTTCATGGTCACCAATGCCCGGGACTTGCCATAGGAACCCGCGCATCAGAGCTATGTTTAACTAAGCTGGGACATAACAACGACTCCCCGCTTGTGACTGTTTGCGAAACAGATATGTGCGGAGTTGATGCAATTCAATTCCTTACTGGATGCTCTATAGGGAAAGGTAATTTACTACTTAGAGACTACGGGAAAATGGTCTTTACCTTTTTCAGACGCAAAGACGGCAAAGGAGTTAGAGCGTTGCTAAGCCCTGAATTTCTGAAAGAAAGCAGAGCTGAAATGAGTAAACTTATGAAGTCTATTTCTGACTGTTCTGCAACAGAAGCAGATAAGAAAAGATGTAAAGATATTAGATCTGAAGTAGAAACCAAATACTTTGAAGCAGACTTAGATGAAATGTTCATTATAGGCGAACCGCAAATGGACATACCCCGCCCTGCAGCAATTCTAGAATCACTAGAATGTCAAAGCTGCGGTGAAAAAATAATGGAATCACGCTCAAGAAGATTTGCAGGACAAACTTTATGTATACCGTGCTTTAATAAAGTTGAACAAAAGATTTAA